In Candidatus Marinimicrobia bacterium CG08_land_8_20_14_0_20_45_22, one DNA window encodes the following:
- the maf gene encoding septum formation protein Maf: MTPYFDWFQKSVVLASVSPRREEILKMILPDFIIHPSDYVEKNHCNADPPPLVIYHAIEKAKSVSGDHPNSWIIGADTVVVKDDIVLGKPVDRDDALRMLKFLSGATHSVFTGYCVLNSNNGKYLKGFEKTEVTFRKISDEMAAHYVDHFHPFDKAGSYAIQDFSTVFLERINGCFYNVVGFPLSKFYNQILNDLSDCL; encoded by the coding sequence ATGACACCTTATTTTGATTGGTTCCAAAAATCCGTCGTGCTGGCCTCCGTTTCACCGCGACGAGAAGAAATTCTTAAAATGATTCTCCCCGATTTCATCATTCACCCATCGGATTACGTCGAGAAAAACCACTGCAATGCAGATCCGCCGCCATTGGTGATTTACCATGCGATTGAAAAGGCTAAATCCGTATCTGGAGATCATCCAAATTCATGGATCATTGGCGCGGACACCGTTGTCGTTAAAGATGACATCGTTCTCGGCAAACCGGTTGATCGCGATGACGCCTTACGGATGCTGAAATTCCTGAGCGGCGCGACTCATTCCGTCTTCACTGGTTACTGCGTTCTAAATTCGAATAACGGCAAATACCTGAAAGGTTTTGAAAAGACGGAAGTCACATTTAGGAAAATTTCCGACGAAATGGCGGCGCACTATGTCGATCATTTCCATCCGTTTGATAAAGCCGGTTCTTATGCCATTCAGGATTTCAGCACCGTTTTTCTCGAAAGAATCAACGGTTGTTTTTACAACGTTGTCGGTTTCCCTCTGTCAAAATTCTACAATCAGATTCTTAATGATCTTTCGGACTGTCTGTAA
- a CDS encoding 16S rRNA (cytosine(1402)-N(4))-methyltransferase, producing the protein MTSIHAPVLLEISLQYLITKPDGVYVDCTLGTTGGHFSGISSRLNPNAFLIGLDADPTAVEHCRTFLSIPQKHTLEISNFSNIKRICYRAGFPKVTGILFDLGMSSFALDNPKRGFSFNSDGPLDMRFSPEIPISASDFINSASVETMTKTFWNYGVERSAKRIAKAIEFARTQKPIKTTAELANIVTKSSHSSFPNKTLSRIFQAIRIQIDHELEILESALQQAIEILEPNGRLVVISYHSLEDRIVKNFMKLESTNCICPPDFPICQCNHHASVEILTRKPVEPSDVEIKTNSRARSAKLRALRKKDINEG; encoded by the coding sequence ATGACGTCTATTCATGCACCTGTTCTACTGGAAATTAGCCTGCAATATTTAATCACAAAACCAGATGGGGTTTACGTTGATTGCACGCTGGGGACAACAGGTGGGCATTTTTCGGGAATCAGCAGTCGTTTAAATCCCAACGCATTTTTGATTGGTCTGGATGCCGATCCGACAGCGGTTGAACATTGTCGCACTTTTCTTTCCATCCCACAAAAACACACTCTGGAAATTTCCAATTTTTCCAACATAAAACGCATTTGCTACCGGGCTGGATTTCCAAAAGTCACGGGAATTCTGTTCGATTTAGGAATGTCTTCATTTGCACTTGATAATCCAAAACGCGGCTTTTCGTTCAATTCGGACGGGCCATTAGATATGCGATTTTCACCGGAAATTCCCATTTCCGCGAGTGACTTTATCAATTCGGCTTCTGTTGAAACAATGACTAAAACTTTTTGGAATTATGGTGTAGAAAGATCGGCGAAAAGAATCGCCAAGGCGATTGAATTTGCACGAACTCAAAAACCGATCAAAACAACAGCCGAACTCGCCAATATCGTTACCAAAAGTTCTCATTCATCGTTTCCGAACAAAACGCTCAGCAGAATTTTCCAGGCGATACGGATTCAAATCGATCACGAGTTAGAAATTCTAGAATCTGCCCTTCAACAAGCAATCGAAATTCTCGAACCGAATGGCAGACTGGTTGTCATTTCCTATCATTCACTGGAAGACCGAATTGTAAAAAATTTCATGAAGCTGGAATCGACAAATTGTATTTGTCCACCGGATTTCCCGATTTGTCAGTGTAATCATCACGCTTCGGTAGAAATATTGACTCGGAAACCAGTGGAACCTTCCGATGTAGAAATTAAAACGAATTCACGGGCAAGAAGCGCCAAACTTCGCGCATTACGGAAAAAGGACATCAATGAAGGCTAA
- the mraZ gene encoding division/cell wall cluster transcriptional repressor MraZ: MISSFSGESKHSLDDKGRLNVPAKFRRWLNEDDAEYSFVVTKGLDPCLVAYPSAEWDIKSEKLLKLSEFNKINRAFIRAFSRNAMRLKCDKQGRILIPQQLLALANIQKEVVIVGVLNCLELWDPETLANHVESQRSLDDEYFESLGGTISS; encoded by the coding sequence ATGATCAGTTCCTTTTCCGGCGAATCCAAACACTCACTCGACGACAAAGGGCGCCTTAACGTCCCGGCGAAATTCAGACGCTGGCTCAATGAGGACGATGCCGAGTATTCATTTGTCGTTACCAAAGGTCTCGATCCGTGTCTGGTCGCATACCCTTCCGCTGAATGGGACATCAAATCCGAAAAACTTCTCAAACTCTCAGAATTCAATAAAATAAACAGGGCGTTCATTCGGGCATTTTCCCGAAACGCAATGAGACTTAAATGTGATAAACAGGGTCGAATTCTAATCCCACAACAATTACTCGCTCTTGCAAACATTCAGAAAGAAGTCGTAATTGTTGGCGTTTTGAACTGTTTGGAACTTTGGGATCCGGAAACGCTAGCCAATCACGTTGAATCTCAAAGAAGTTTGGATGATGAATATTTCGAGAGTCTGGGAGGAACGATAAGTTCTTGA